A window of Aurantibacillus circumpalustris genomic DNA:
TATATTAATGGATAAAGGTTATAGCACCACAGACAAATTTGAAGACGCGGATGTTATTTTTTTAAATACCTGTGCTATTCGTGAAAACGCTGAATTGCGCGTGCGTAACCGCTTAAACGATTTTAAAAAGGCAAAAAAAAATAACCCAAAATTATTGGTGGGTGTTTTAGGTTGCATGGCCGAACGGTTAAAATCACAATTTTTGGAGCAAGAAAAATTGGTGGATATTGTTGTTGGACCCGATGCCTACAGAGATTTGCCAGGTTTAATAGAAGAGGCGGAAGATGGCCACAAAGCTATTAACGTGATTTTAAGTAAGGAAGAAACTTATGCTGATCTTACTCCTGTACGCCTTGGAAGCAATGGCGTAAATGCTTACATCAGCATTATGCGCGGTTGTGATAATATGTGCAGTTTCTGTGTCGTGCCATTTACAAGAGGACGCGAGCGTAGCCGAGACCCTGAAAGTATTGTTGCAGAAGCAAAAGATTTGTTTGAAAAAGGATACCGTGAGGTAACTTTATTAGGACAGAATGTAGACAGTTATTTATATACTGGAGGCGGACTAAAAAAAGAAACATTAACAGAGGAACAAAAAGCAAGTGCTGTGAGTTTCGCACAGTTGCTGGAGCGTGTGGCTTTGATTGATCCATTATTGCGTGTGCGTTATTCTACTTCGCATCCAAAAGATATGACGGATGATGTGTTGGAGATGGTGGCGAAGTATCACAATATTTGTAATTATATTCATTTACCGGTGCAGAGTGGAAGCAGTCGTATTTTAGAAATGATGAACCGTGGTTACACGCGTGAGTGGTATCTTGAGCGCATGGCGGCTATCAATCGCATTATTCCTGGTTGTGGAATTAGTACAGATATTATTACTGGGTTTTGTTCAGAGACCGAAGAAGATCATCAGCAAACTATCAGCCTAATGAAGAGCATTCAGTTTGATTATGCCTATATGTTTTCTTACAGCGAACGTCCTAAAACCCTTGCAGAACGTAAGTATCCAGATGATGTTACTGCAGAAGTGAAAAGTCGCCGTTTAGCAGAGATCGTAGAATTACAAAGAACAAATAGCGGAATAAAAACTGCATTAGGGCTTGGAAAAGTTCACGAAGTATTGGTAGAAGGCTTTTCAAAAAAATCAGATGATATGTTGATGGGAAGAAATCCACAGAATACCGTCGTTGTTTTTCCAAAAGGAAATTATAAAAAAGGAGATTACGTGAATGTGA
This region includes:
- the miaB gene encoding tRNA (N6-isopentenyl adenosine(37)-C2)-methylthiotransferase MiaB, with protein sequence MNSETKIIDEKLQGTPFMVDSKNSTNKKLFLESYGCQMNFADSEIVASILMDKGYSTTDKFEDADVIFLNTCAIRENAELRVRNRLNDFKKAKKNNPKLLVGVLGCMAERLKSQFLEQEKLVDIVVGPDAYRDLPGLIEEAEDGHKAINVILSKEETYADLTPVRLGSNGVNAYISIMRGCDNMCSFCVVPFTRGRERSRDPESIVAEAKDLFEKGYREVTLLGQNVDSYLYTGGGLKKETLTEEQKASAVSFAQLLERVALIDPLLRVRYSTSHPKDMTDDVLEMVAKYHNICNYIHLPVQSGSSRILEMMNRGYTREWYLERMAAINRIIPGCGISTDIITGFCSETEEDHQQTISLMKSIQFDYAYMFSYSERPKTLAERKYPDDVTAEVKSRRLAEIVELQRTNSGIKTALGLGKVHEVLVEGFSKKSDDMLMGRNPQNTVVVFPKGNYKKGDYVNVMVTKCTTSTLIGEAV